AGGCATTGAGTTTTCTGTGAAGCCGGGGCGTGAGCCATCCGGTGGAGAGATCACTAGCGAGAATGATGACATGAGTAGCGACAAACAGGGTGAGAGACCCTGTCGCCGAAAGTCCAAGGGTTCCTGCTTAAAGCTAATCTGAGCAGGGTAAGCCGACCCCTAAGGCGAGGCCGAAAGGCGTAGTCGATGGGAACCAGGTTAATATTCCTGGGCCATGAGGTGGTGACGGATCTCGAAGGTAGTTCATCCTTATCGGATTGAATGGGCTGCTTAGAGGTTCCTGGAAATAGCCCCTCTATAAGATCGTACCCTAAACCGACACAGGTGGACTGGTAGAGAATACCAAGGCGCTTGAGAGAACGATGTTGAAGGAACTCGGCAAAATACCTCCGTAAGTTCGCGAGAAGGAGGCCCAGTTTCTACGCAAGTATTGGCTGGGGGCACAAACCAGGGGGTGGCGACTGTTTACTAAAAACACAGGGCTCTGCGAAGTCGTAAGACGACGTATAGGGTCTGACGCCTGCCCGGTGCCTGAAGGTTAAAAGGAGGAGTGCAAGCTCCGAATTGAAGCCCAGGTAAACGGCGGCCGTAACTATAACGGTCCTAAGGTAGCGAAATTCCTTGTCGGGTAAGTTCCGACCTGCACGAATGGCGTAACGACTTCCCCGCTGTCTCCAACATCGACTCAGCGAAATTGAATTGCCTGTCAAGATGCAGGCTTCCCGCGGTTAGACGGAAAGACCCCGTGCACCTTTACTACAGCTTCACACTGGCATCAGGCACAACATGTGCAGAATAGGCGGTAGACTTTGAAGCAGGAACGCCAGTTTCTGTGGAGTCTCCTTTGAGATACCGCCCTTGTTCTGCTTGATGTCTAACCGCGGTCCGTTATCCGGATCCGGGACCCTGTGTGGCGGGTAGTTTGACTGGGGCGGTCGCCTCCCAAACAGTAACGGAGGCGCGCGAAGGTTGGCTCAGACCGGTCGGAAATCGGTCGTTGAGTGCAATGGCAGAAGCCAGCCTGACTGCGAGACTGACAAGTCGAGCAGAGTCGAAAGACGGCCATAGTGATCCGGTGGTCCCGAGTGGAAGGGCCATCGCTCAACGGATAAAAGGTACGCCGGGGATAACAGGCTGATGGTGCCCAAGAGTCCATATCGACGGCACCGTTTGGCACCTCGATGTCGGCTCATCTCATCCTGGGGCTGGAGCAGGTCCCAAGGGTACGGCTGTTCGCCGTTTAAAGAGGTACGTGAGCTGGGTTTAGAACGTCGTGAGACAGTTCGGTCCCTATCTGCCGTGGGTGTAGGATACTTGAGAGGAGTTGCCCCTAGTACGAGAGGACCGGGGTGAACGATCCACTGGTGGACCAGTTGTTATGCCAATAGCAGTGCTGGGTAGCTATGATCGGAAAGGATAACCGCTGAAGGCATCTAAGCGGGAAGCCCCCCTCAAAACAAGGTATCCCTGAGAACCGAGGTAGACCACCTCGTCGATAGGCCAGAGATGTAAGCGCGGTAACGCGTTCAGTTGACTGGTACTAATTGTTCGATAGGCTTGATTTGATCCAGTAGAAGCTGGACTTCAAGAGAGCTGCACATGCAGTTTGACTTGGATTGCCCTTCGGGGTTGAGACTGATGTTGTTTGTTTGGTTTGGTGGTCATAGCGCGAGCAAAACACCCGATCCCATCCCGAACTCGGCCGTTAAGTGCCGTCGCGCCGATGGTACTGCGTCTTAAGACGTGGGAGAGTAGGTCACCGCCAAACCTAACAAGCAACATCAGATGTATCTCTCTTTCGATGACACAAAATTCTACGAAACGGGTCGCCTTGGGCGGCCTTTTTTGTGTTTCCAAGCTTTGACTTTGACTCGGCGGGCCCTGATAGAATTTCGAGCCCTGCGAAAAAAAACGGGCCTCCAGCTTAGTGCCAAGGGCCCGTTATATGTGTCTCGACATAAAGCCTGACTTTTTCTAAAGCGGCGCGCTAGAAAAAACCCTCTTCGTTGAGGTTCACCAGCAAGCTGGCCAGCCAGACCTCGTCGGTCATTCCGCTGTCGACTTCGGCCACAACCACATCTTTAAAGGCCACTTGGCCCTCCTGGTTGATCTGGAAATCCCAAGATAGAATGTCGATCCAAGCTTCTTGGACTTCCCACGGGATGATATCGATCCAGTTGGATTTAAAATCCCATGACAAGATGTCGATCCATCCCTCTTGCCCCTCTGTCAAAATACCTGTGACGGTCTCGTTAAATTCAAATTGATCCCAATTATTGTCAGCCATTGTAATTATTCCTTACCGTTAATGATCACACAAAAGGGCAAGATATTTCCCTCCCATGCCCATTCTGTGGGCCATCGGGGCTTCGATCAAGGGGGCAAGCCGAGCGCCAACCGTGAAAAGACCAAGATTACCCGTGAGCAGGATCACAACGTAGGAAAAATGCAGTGATTTGTGGGGAGTTTCGTCTGTGATGGGGTTGCGGTCACCTGCGACTCGCACTACATCACGTGAACCGAATTGGCGCGGGATGGAGCAGCCCGGTAGCTCGTCAGGCTCATAACCTGAAGGTCGTAGGTTCAAATCCTACTCCCGCAACCAAATTCGGAAGAAGCGCCTAATGTGGCGCTTTTTTCGTTTCTGGACCACCCCCTGCCGCCGAATGAGGGCCAAGCTGCGCTATCCTTTCCTGAATCTCAGGAACGTATTTCCGGTTCGCGTTGAATTCGAAAGATCAAAGCCAGCGTCACATTCTTTAAAGCCCACGCCACTGCGCCCGAGGCACATGCGCAATGTCTCCCATTCACGGAACTTTAAATCCATAGCAATGATCGCGGGCTGGTGATCCTGATCAACGTCTTCCGGCAACGGTCCAAACTCTGCGATTACAGCCTCACGAGTCAGGACGCGCAGCACTCCGTTTGCCGTTTGAACCACGAATCCACCTTCGCACGCGCGTACGGTCCCATAGAGAGCTGAAAGCTTCGCTTGAAGTGCTGCATGCTCGGATTCGGTCGCTAGAATCGTCGTTCCGCACATTCCGAAAACGGTATTTTCATGTTCAAGCCACTGAGGGACATAGATTAATTCTGGGCGATGTTGCTGGCACAAGAAAAACGAAAGTCTTGGCCACGTGCAGTCCGGAAGCAGTGCCAGTGTCGTCTTGGTTCGCCCTTGAGCGCCATCGGGCAATGAGACATCGCGGCCAAACTCCAGATGTCCGGCAACGGTGTATCCCGCTTTGGCGGCCGTTTTAGCATCTCTCAAGGAATCCGTACTGTGGAGCGCTGTCAGCGCCACGCCCTCTCGGACTTGGAGGTGGTCATAAATATGTCGCCCAAATCGGAAGTCACCAGCAGGCACTTCGTCCAGCAGGCCCTCATCATAGATCCCCATGATCTCAATTAGACAGCCCTGAAACATCGCCAAGCTTGTGCTTGTGCCCCAAGGGTGTTTGCCGATCGCGGTCATATTGAACCCCATCGCGATCAACAATTCGCGCAGACGATGAATGTCGCGCACTGCTATGAGTGGGTGATCAATGCCGAAAGACGCGTTCATCCCGTTCGGTTCTTTTTAGGCGCGAAATCCACCTTTGCGGCGCCGACATTGCGTGCCTTCGGGCCGACAACGACAGTGGCGGGAGGGACGTCTTCGACCACGACAGCTCCGGCCCCGACGTTTGCCCCTGCACCGACACTAATGTTTCCCAATAAGATGGCACCGGCCCCGACGACCACGCCACGCCCTAATCGAGGATGACGCGTTGGACCGCTATCCCTAAGCGTGCCGCCTAGCGTGACGCTGTGCCAGATGGAGACGTCTTCTTCGATCACGCAAGTCTCGCCAATGACGATCCCCAACCCGTGATCCAACCAAAGCCCAGCAGCAATTTGCGCAGCAGGATGAATGTCCGTTGCGAAGGCTCTTCCGCTGGTGGACTTCACCGCCAGGGCGAGGTTGTGATCACCATCCACCCAAAGCTGATGCGCCACGCGATGCGCCATCGTGGCATGAACACCCCGCGCAAATAGCAACGTGGCGGCCCTTCCCCCAGGCTCGAAGTTGCGACGGGCGGTTTCTGTGATGTCATAGACCGACTGCTCGATCAGGCTCGCGTTAGTGTCATACACGCGCTTGACGATCTTGCCGATGGCGGTATTGCCACCGCACATACCATCCAACAAATCGCCTGCAAGCGATGCGAAGCTATCGGCTGATCCCGTGGCGAGTCCCAGCACATCTCCGACGTCGGGCGCGCTTTCAAGCAAAGCCCGGACGTCGTTCACCAAGGAGTTCGCTGTGCTCATGCTCACCTACGAGACGTATCCGAAGGCGATCTTAGGGGTTGCCCCGCTATCGAGCCAAACGCTTTTTGCGGCGGTGTATTCCATCAACACATCCGTGCCACTCGACCGCCCATATCCGGAATCTAGCGACCCACCAAAGGGTGACGACACATGGATTGCTTTGTAGCTGTTGATCCAAAACGTGCCCGCTCGCACGGCGTCGGCCATGCGGTGCGCCCGTCCGACATCCGCAGTCCAGACAGCACCCGCCAATCCGAATTGGGTGTCATTGGCCAGGTTAATGGCCTCCTCCTCGTCGCCAAACGGCAGGGCGGTGACCACCGGACCAAAGATTTCCGTCTGCGCGGCGTGTGCCTGATTGGTCAACCCAGTCAGAACAGTTGGCGGCACAAAGAACCCGCTTTCTGGCTTAGCCTTCCGCGCCAAAACGGTGGCTCCGCTTTCCTTTGCGCTGCGCAGCATGTCTTGGACATGAGCGTACTGGCGCCCGTTGCTGATCGGCCCTATTTCGGTTGCTTCGTCCAGCGGATCGCCCAAACGGATTGAATTCATCCCCGCAGATAGCATGTCTACAAACTCCGAATGGATGGAATGATGCACCAGCAAACGCGAACCCGCGACGCAGCTCTGGCCCGCACCCGAGAAGATGGCGGCCTGTGCGCCAAGGCAGGCATGTTTCAGATTGGCGTCGTCAAATACGATGTTTGCGGATTTCCCGCCTAGCTCCAGGACAACAGGCTTGAGGGCCTGCGCTGCCGCAACAGCCACCCGACGTCCCGTCGCGGGGGAGCCTACGAAGACAACTTTTCGCACGGCATCATGCTCGATTGCTGCTTGCCCGGACGTTGGTCCAAGGCCGCACAGCACATTGACCAGCCCTTTGGGCAAACCTGCTTCTTCAGCAATCCTAACAAGCGCGACAGTCGTCACGGGTGTCAGTTCGCTCGGCTTTATAACAACGCCGTTGCCCGTGGCGATTGCAGGGGCAATTTGCCAACCCGCCGTGAAGATCGGTGCGTTCCATGGAGTTATCTGAAAGACCACGCCCAATGGCTCGCGTAAAGTATAGTTAAGATGGCCGGAGGGGACGGGAATAACTTCGCCATGCAGTTTGTCGGCCCAGCCACCGTAATAGGCGAACATCTCCGCAACCTTCGCCACTTCTACACGGCAGTCTCGGATTGGTTTGCCAGCGACAAGCGACTCCAGTCGCGCGAGTGGTTCGGCATGGCCCAGAACCGCGCGGGAGATGTCTTGCATCACCTGCCCACGCGCCGCCGCCGAAAGTGATTTCGCCCACTGGTGTTGCGCCGTTTGCGCAGCAGCACAGGCTGCATGCGCGACAGCGACACCAGCATCTGCATAACTGGTAAATGGCTGTTCGGTGAAGGGATCGACCAAGGTGATGGCGTCACCCGCGCCATCGACCAAATCGCCCGCAACCAAACTCTGGGGATATAGGCCCAGACCAAGAGCAGCCATGTCTGCGGCAAATAGCGCTTTGCGTTCGGTCATTGGTTGCGTCCTCCGTCCAGCTTAGTGATTTCATTGAAGTCCGCGGCGTCCGAGATATTCTGGGATTTCGTCAGCCATAGGTCTGCAATTGATGCAAACCCGTCTAGCGCAACGCCTTTGGCTTTTGCCAAGTCCAGCGCCAGCCCAACGTCCTTGCGCATCAGCCCCATGGTAAAGCCGGAATCGAAGGCGTCAGTCAGCACCCACTTCGGAAAATTCACTTCGCTCACGCCGCTGCGGCCAGAGCCTGCATTGATCCCCTCTAACAGGTCCGCGGGCGCAACGCCCGCCGCTTGGCCAAGCCGTACGGCCTCTGCCACTAAAACAAGGTTTGCCGCGCACAGCATGTTGTTGGCGATCTTCGCGGCATGTCCGGCACCGGGGCCTCCCACAACAACGGTTTTCGCGGTCAGAATATCTGTAAGCGGGCGCAGAGCGTCAATCGCCCCTTGATCCCCGCCAAGCAGCATTGTCATCGTGCCGTTGCGCGCGGCTATTGGGCCACCGCTGACAGGGCCATCAACGAAGTGGCACTTTTGCGATGCTGCAATCGTCGCCATCTTTTGGGAGATCTCAGGCTCCGAGGTAGAGGTGTCCAGCACGATGGTGCCGGACGTGAGGTGTGAGACAATTTCGTCCATGACGAACTCAATGACCGCAGCCTTGGGCAGAGACAGGATGATCCGGTCGCATTTACGCGCCAGATCCGCAGCGCTTGCCGCCATGTCCGCGCCAAGTTGCGCCATGCGCTCCAGATTGTCGTGTGCCGGATCATAGCAAAGCACGCTCAGCCCCATTTCCAACAAGTGAGCGACCATACCGCCCCCCATGTTGCCACACCCGATAACTCCCAGTTTCATGGTCTGTCGCCTCATTCGCAGATGACCCGTTGTGACAGTTGACGCATCACCCAGAGACGGCAGCAAGGCCCGCATCCAGCGCGGACAGGACGGTCTCTACCTCGGCTTCTGTGATGATCAACGGTGGGGACATCATCAAGTTGTTCCCGCCGATGCGAACCATAGCACCAGCGTCATAGGCCGTGTTGAAGACGGTGGCGAGCGTGCCCGGCTTCGCAGCCGCTTTGGTTGCTGGGTCAGCGACCAGTTCGATTGCAGCCATCAACCCGTGCCCGCCGCGCACGTCACCGACGATCTCGTATTTGTCCTTCAGCGCAAGTAGTCCGGCGAAGAGTTGGTCCCCTCGCGGGGCAGCGTTTTCATTGATTTTCAGTCGCTGCGTTTCTCGGATGCAGGCCAGTGCCGCTGCGGATCCGACGGGATGTGCGGAATAGGTGTAGCCGTGGAAGATCGACGCCATGTCAGGATCGCCCGTCTCGAACACCTCGGCCACAGCTTCGGACACCATGCACGCTCCAAACGGGAAGTAGCCGGAGGTGATGCCCTTAGCCATCGTCATCATATCCGGCTGCACGCCCCAATGCCGCGAGCCGGACCAGTCGCCGGTGCGCCCGTAGCCTGTAATCACTTCGTCAGCGATCATCAGGATGCCGTACCGGGTGCAGATGTCGCGCATTAGCCCCATGAAGCTCTTATCTGGCACGATGACCCCGCCAGCGCCTTGGATAGGCTCCATGATGAAGGCTGCAATGGTATTGGCGCCTTGAAATTCGATCTCGTCTATCATCGCTGCCGCGCAAAGCTGCGCCAACTTGGCGGGATCGGTCTCGTTAAACGGGTTGCGGTAAGGGTAGGGGGACGGAATGTGGAAACATCCCGGAAGCAACGGCTCGTAGTTGATGCGGAAGCGGTTGTTCCCGTTCACCGAGGCCCCGCCAAAATGCGTGCCATGGTAGCCCTTTTTGAGGGACAGAAACTTGGTCCGCGAGGCTTCGCCACGCACTTTGTGATATTGCCGCGCAAGGCGCAGCGATGTTTCAACAGCGTCAGAGCCGCCTGAGGTAAAGAACGCGCGTCCCATACCGTCGGGCGCAAACATCTCGCGCAGCTCGTAGCTCAACTCGATCGCAGGCTCGTTCGATGTGCCCGCGAAGGCCGAGTAGTAAGGTAGGACCTGAAGCTGATCCGCGATGGCTTTCTTGATCGGCTCGCATGAATAGCCGACATTCACACACCACAACCCGCCAACCCCGTCGACGACGGTTTGCCCCTTCATGTCGGTAATGGTCGATCCCTGTGCCGAAGAAATGATGCGTGGAGGATGGGCCTGCGACGCGCCGGGGTGCCCCATTGGGTGCCACATGTGGCGGGCATTGTTTTCGTTCAGGAAGTTCGAGTCTTTCATGGTCCATCTCCGGATGCTGATGCCGAAGGGTTGCGCCAAAAGGCAACGCCTGCAACCCTGTTTCCGACATCACCCTTGTTTGGGGCGGGTCTGCCCTCTACATGGCAGGGAATGAAACGTTTTATCCCGTTTATGAAGTCGCCCCCGACGGTGAATGTCGTCGCACTGAGTGGCGTGATCGCGGCTGGCGGCCGTGGGGGGAACTTGAACGATGCGGGGCTCGCTTCGCTTCTTCAAAAGGCGTTCAAGAAGGGCAAACCGGCTGCGGTCGCCTTGCAACTGAATTCACCTGGCGGCTCTCCGGTGCAAAGCTCTTTGATCGGCGCGCGGATACGTCGGTTGGCGGATGAGCACAATATGCCTGTTTTTGCCTTTGTCGAAGACGTTGCGGCCTCGGGCGGCTATTGGCTGGCAGCCAGCGCGGATGAGATTTATGTCGACCCTAGCTCCATCGTTGGCTCCATCGGGGTGATCTCGGCCAGTTTCGGCTTTCACGAGCTGATGCAGCGCCAAGGGGTGGAGCGTCGGGTTCATACCGCGGGCAAAGACAAATCCATGCTGGATCCTTTCCGCCCGGAACGCCCCGCCGATGTAAAGCGGCTCAAAGCGCTTCAAGCCCAGATTCACGACACGTTCATCGCTCATGTGAAAAGCCGTCGCGGCTCTAAGCTGTCTGAGGATGGCGTTTTGTTCACGGGCGAAATCTGGGTAGGCGCGAAAGCCATTGATGTCGGCCTCGCCGATGCAGTGGGTCATCTGGTTCCGGTGATGAAAGAGCGTTTCGGGGACGACGTTCGCTTCAACGCATTCGGGCCGAAAAGGTCGCTGTTCCAACGCTTCGGGGCGCGCGTGCTGACTGACACGATTGAACAGCTGGACGAAAAGGCGCTATGGGCGCAGTTCGGGCTGTGACCGAATGATCTTCAAAATTATCACCCTGTTTCTGGTCGGGATGGCTGTGCTGGCCATGTTCGGCAAGCTCAAGTTTCCCAAAGTCGGGCCGAAGCTGGGTGCAAAAAACGCGCGCAAATGCGCCAAATGCGGAAGCTATAAGATCGGCAAGGGCCCGTGTCCTTGTCTTAAAAAGGGCTGAGGGATGTTGGAAATTCTGGGAGCAATAGGCGGGCTGGTGATCCTGCTGTTGGCCGGTGACGCGCTGGTACGCGGTGCCGTTAACCTGTCACTTCGACTAGGTATTCCCGCATTGATTGTCAGCTTGACCGTCGTCGCTTTCGGCACCTCAGCGCCAGAGCTTCTGATTGCTATCCAAGCCGTCATCGATGGCGTCCCGGGCTTGGCCTTGGGCAACGTGGTCGGCTCGAACACGGCCAATGTTCTGTTGGTTTTGGGCATCCCCGCGCTGTTTGCTGGATTGCCGACCAGTGAATCCGACACAAAGAAAAGCTTCGTCCAGATGATCGCCGCGACGCTGCTGTTTATCGCAGTGTGTTTCTTTGGCCCGATCACGTGGATGCACGCATTGGTTTTGCTGGCAGGTATGGCGGTGATTTTGACCGACCAGTTCCGCGACGCCCTCTCCGGCCGCGCTGCTGCGACAGTCGAGCCACCCGAGGGCGCAGACCCGACAATGGCCGGCTGGAAAGTCACAGCCTACCTGCTGACGGGCCTGATCGGTTTGCCGTTGGGCGCAAGTTTGCTGGTCGACAACGCCAGTGCAATCGCCACACGCATGGGCGTGTCGGAAACGATCATCGGCCTGACACTGGTCGCCGTCGGGACATCGCTGCCCGAACTCGCAACGACCGTCGTCGCCGCAATGCGAAAACATGCAGATGTCGCGCTGGGGAACGTGATTGGATCAAACCTGTTCAACCTGTTGGTCATCATTGGTGTGGCTGGGCTTGTTGGGCCGATCCCCGTGCCAGAGGCCTTCCTGCGCTTCGATCTGTGGGTGATGCTGGCCTCGTCCCTGATCCTCATTCCCGTGGTGTTCTGGCACAAGGACCTGGGTAAGCGTTGGGGCGTGGCACTTTGCGCGCTATATGTCGTCTACATCGCAATCGTGTTGCTAGCTGAGGTTTAAATGATCAACGGGCGGGCATTGGTAACGGGCGGGGCGGATCGATTAGGCCGCGCTATGTCTTTGCAGCTGGCTGATATGGGCTTTGACGTGGCGGTGCACTACGGCAGTTCGCAGGACGCAGCACGCGAAACCGTTGCATTGATCGAAGCCAAAGGTCGCAAGGCGTCAGCACTACAGGCTGACCTGCTGGATCTGGATGCTGTCGAGGCCTTGCTGCCCGCAGCTGTTGACGCACTGGGTGGTCCGCTTACCGTGTTGATCAACAATGCCTCCATTTTTGAATACGACTCGATAGACACCGCAACGCGCGAGAGTTGGAACCGCCATATGGCTTC
Above is a window of Litoreibacter janthinus DNA encoding:
- a CDS encoding VOC family protein, translating into MNASFGIDHPLIAVRDIHRLRELLIAMGFNMTAIGKHPWGTSTSLAMFQGCLIEIMGIYDEGLLDEVPAGDFRFGRHIYDHLQVREGVALTALHSTDSLRDAKTAAKAGYTVAGHLEFGRDVSLPDGAQGRTKTTLALLPDCTWPRLSFFLCQQHRPELIYVPQWLEHENTVFGMCGTTILATESEHAALQAKLSALYGTVRACEGGFVVQTANGVLRVLTREAVIAEFGPLPEDVDQDHQPAIIAMDLKFREWETLRMCLGRSGVGFKECDAGFDLSNSTRTGNTFLRFRKG
- a CDS encoding serine O-acetyltransferase, with the protein product MSTANSLVNDVRALLESAPDVGDVLGLATGSADSFASLAGDLLDGMCGGNTAIGKIVKRVYDTNASLIEQSVYDITETARRNFEPGGRAATLLFARGVHATMAHRVAHQLWVDGDHNLALAVKSTSGRAFATDIHPAAQIAAGLWLDHGLGIVIGETCVIEEDVSIWHSVTLGGTLRDSGPTRHPRLGRGVVVGAGAILLGNISVGAGANVGAGAVVVEDVPPATVVVGPKARNVGAAKVDFAPKKNRTG
- a CDS encoding aldehyde dehydrogenase family protein, with product MTERKALFAADMAALGLGLYPQSLVAGDLVDGAGDAITLVDPFTEQPFTSYADAGVAVAHAACAAAQTAQHQWAKSLSAAARGQVMQDISRAVLGHAEPLARLESLVAGKPIRDCRVEVAKVAEMFAYYGGWADKLHGEVIPVPSGHLNYTLREPLGVVFQITPWNAPIFTAGWQIAPAIATGNGVVIKPSELTPVTTVALVRIAEEAGLPKGLVNVLCGLGPTSGQAAIEHDAVRKVVFVGSPATGRRVAVAAAQALKPVVLELGGKSANIVFDDANLKHACLGAQAAIFSGAGQSCVAGSRLLVHHSIHSEFVDMLSAGMNSIRLGDPLDEATEIGPISNGRQYAHVQDMLRSAKESGATVLARKAKPESGFFVPPTVLTGLTNQAHAAQTEIFGPVVTALPFGDEEEAINLANDTQFGLAGAVWTADVGRAHRMADAVRAGTFWINSYKAIHVSSPFGGSLDSGYGRSSGTDVLMEYTAAKSVWLDSGATPKIAFGYVS
- a CDS encoding NAD(P)-dependent oxidoreductase, whose amino-acid sequence is MKLGVIGCGNMGGGMVAHLLEMGLSVLCYDPAHDNLERMAQLGADMAASAADLARKCDRIILSLPKAAVIEFVMDEIVSHLTSGTIVLDTSTSEPEISQKMATIAASQKCHFVDGPVSGGPIAARNGTMTMLLGGDQGAIDALRPLTDILTAKTVVVGGPGAGHAAKIANNMLCAANLVLVAEAVRLGQAAGVAPADLLEGINAGSGRSGVSEVNFPKWVLTDAFDSGFTMGLMRKDVGLALDLAKAKGVALDGFASIADLWLTKSQNISDAADFNEITKLDGGRNQ
- a CDS encoding aminotransferase class III-fold pyridoxal phosphate-dependent enzyme → MKDSNFLNENNARHMWHPMGHPGASQAHPPRIISSAQGSTITDMKGQTVVDGVGGLWCVNVGYSCEPIKKAIADQLQVLPYYSAFAGTSNEPAIELSYELREMFAPDGMGRAFFTSGGSDAVETSLRLARQYHKVRGEASRTKFLSLKKGYHGTHFGGASVNGNNRFRINYEPLLPGCFHIPSPYPYRNPFNETDPAKLAQLCAAAMIDEIEFQGANTIAAFIMEPIQGAGGVIVPDKSFMGLMRDICTRYGILMIADEVITGYGRTGDWSGSRHWGVQPDMMTMAKGITSGYFPFGACMVSEAVAEVFETGDPDMASIFHGYTYSAHPVGSAAALACIRETQRLKINENAAPRGDQLFAGLLALKDKYEIVGDVRGGHGLMAAIELVADPATKAAAKPGTLATVFNTAYDAGAMVRIGGNNLMMSPPLIITEAEVETVLSALDAGLAAVSG
- a CDS encoding S49 family peptidase → MKRFIPFMKSPPTVNVVALSGVIAAGGRGGNLNDAGLASLLQKAFKKGKPAAVALQLNSPGGSPVQSSLIGARIRRLADEHNMPVFAFVEDVAASGGYWLAASADEIYVDPSSIVGSIGVISASFGFHELMQRQGVERRVHTAGKDKSMLDPFRPERPADVKRLKALQAQIHDTFIAHVKSRRGSKLSEDGVLFTGEIWVGAKAIDVGLADAVGHLVPVMKERFGDDVRFNAFGPKRSLFQRFGARVLTDTIEQLDEKALWAQFGL
- a CDS encoding calcium/sodium antiporter — protein: MLEILGAIGGLVILLLAGDALVRGAVNLSLRLGIPALIVSLTVVAFGTSAPELLIAIQAVIDGVPGLALGNVVGSNTANVLLVLGIPALFAGLPTSESDTKKSFVQMIAATLLFIAVCFFGPITWMHALVLLAGMAVILTDQFRDALSGRAAATVEPPEGADPTMAGWKVTAYLLTGLIGLPLGASLLVDNASAIATRMGVSETIIGLTLVAVGTSLPELATTVVAAMRKHADVALGNVIGSNLFNLLVIIGVAGLVGPIPVPEAFLRFDLWVMLASSLILIPVVFWHKDLGKRWGVALCALYVVYIAIVLLAEV